In Thermoplasmata archaeon, the genomic window GGCCGAGTTCCGCGGAATCGGGGACACTCACGGGGTTGTGTATGCGGAGCTAGCGCTCGCTCTACGTGCGCTCGACGCTGGAGAAACGGCTGTTGCTCGGGAATGGGCCTCGGCGGCGCTACAGGACGCCCCCTCCGCCCGCCTCCCAGGAGTCCGCGAGTGCGCTGTAAAACTTATCGGCCTCGCGAACCGGGGTGCGGGGGTCGGGGGAGTGGCGCGGGTGACTGGAGAGGGTGAATGTGATGGGAGCGGTAAGGGAGAGTGCCCTCGTTAAGAAGGTCTGCGTCCTAGGGGACCCCGCGGTTGGGAAGACCAGCCTCGTCTCCAGATTCGTCACAAGGCAGTTCGGCGAGGAGTACGTATCGACGATTGGGGCCTCAGTCTGCGAGAAGAGTGTGAGGGTTGGGGATGGTCCTGCGACGCCGGTGGTGAGGCTGGTTCTTTGGGACATCGCGGGACAGTGCCAGTTCACCAGTGTCACACCCGGCTTTTACAGGGGCGCCGAGGGCGCGCTGCTGGTCTGCGACCTGACCCGGAGGGAGACCCTACGCAACCTGTTCCAGTGGGACCACAGGTTGCGCCGGACCGCCTCGCCCCGAGCGGTACTCGTTCTTTTCAATAAGAGCGATCTGAGTGCGGAGTGGGAGGTCTCGAGGGAGGAGGCGGAGGCGGTCGCCGGAAGGCTGAGCTGCCCCCATCTCTTCACCAGCGCCAGAACGGGAGAGAACGTCGAGGAGGCATTCACGGAGCTCGCGAGGAACCTCGCGCGACACCGAGGCCCTTGACCGACGTCCACTCCGCGGTCGCTCGGGCACCATCGCGGGGTCGTGAAAGGGCTTCCCGCGCCCTCCTACCCATTGCCCACGATCTGGACCAGCATGCTCCTCTTGCGGGGCCTAGTGTCCAGCTCTATGAAGACCACGCTCTGCCACGTCCCGAGGGGAAGAGACCCCTCGCGCACGGGGAGCGAGACGCTTGGGCCTATCAGGGCGGCCCGCACGTGGGAGTGCCCGTTACCATCCCCCCACTTCAAGTGGTGCCTATACTCGATGCCCTTCGGGGCGATTCTCTGGAGGGCCTCCCGAAGGTCTTCTAACGCGCCGGGCTCGAACTCCATCGTCGTTAACGCGCCTGTGGCACCCGGAACGAATACCGTGGCGATTCCTTCGTGAATTCCCGAGTCCCTCACCAACCTGTGGAGCTCTTCCGTGATGTTGACGATGTCACCCTCGCCCTCTGTCTGAATTCGTATCTCGCCCGAGTGGACCCGAAAAGCCCTCTGGTCCTCGGGACCATTCCGGGAAATCGCCTCGCCCCCCTCGTCCATTTTGCGCTTTCCGGACATCGGACCACCGGAGCCTCTCAGGCCAGGAGGACCTCGCAGAGCGCACGCGCCTGCAGGAGCCCGTACCCGTAGTGGTCGTCGTGGGGAACGGACTGGCCCTCCGCCGCCAGCGCGGTTTCCATGAGTGCCTCCTTGAATTTAATTATTGTGGTCTCTCCCCCATTCCTCTCCTGCTGGTATTCTGGTCTGGCCTCCAGAACCAGCGCGAGGGCGGCAGACACGAATGCCGTGGCGTGCGAAGTCCCGCTGGCGAATTGATGGCCCCCGCCCGGGACCGCGCACCAGATGTCGACACCGGGCGCCACAACCTCGGGCTTCTTATTCGGATCCTGCCGGGGGAGGATGGGAGGGAAAAGGGAGCCCCTGTTCGCTCCCGCAGAGCTGAAGGGCGCGATTTTTCCGTGCCTGTCCACGGCCCCGACTGCGATCACAAGAGCCACACTGGCTGGACTCGCAACTTCGCCATCGTCTGACTCCCCATCGTTGTCGGCCGCGGCGACGACCAGCGTCCCCCAAGACAGTGCTTCCTTCACAGCCCTTTCCGTTTCGGTCCCGAGTAGCGGAATTCTTCCCCCGCCCAGTGACAGCGATATTATGTCTGCAGCGTCCCTCCTGTCGCCATCGCCGTCCGGGTCTAGGGCGCGGCGCACGGCTTCAGCCACCCTTGCGTCTGTGCTCGTGCCGTCGGAGCGGATGGCTTTCACAATGTAAAGGCTCGCGTTCGGCGCGCCCCCCCAGACACCGGCGATGATGCCCGCCATCATCGTCCCATGGCCGCCGTCGTCATAGGGCACGGGCTCGCCGTTGACGAGGTCAAGCCAGCCCAATATGGAAAGGTTCCGGAGGTCCGGGTGGGATAGGTCCACGCCTGTGTCCACGAGCGCTATGACGACGCCCCTGCCGCTGTAGCCCATTGCCTGAAGCTCGTCAATCTGAACGGCCTCGAGCGCCCAGAGCGAGGGGCCGGGAGGTGGTGTCTCGGCCGGCCTTTTCTTCACGCAACCCGAGAGCGGTGGATAGCTCGCGGCCGCGAGTAGGATGAGGCAAAGGATGAGCGCTCCTGACCTTCTGCCGGCGAGCATAGCGACCATATGAATCCCCATCAATCCCCCTTCTCTTAAAATTTATCTGCGGGAATTCTCATGGCGGGCCGTGGCCGGTGAGAGGCAATCCCGGGGAGTGGGGCAGAGGAGCGGAGATGTCGTGGGGGACGGGAGTACCGGGACAGAATTCTCGCCCGGGCATTCCAGCTCCCTCGTTGTCGGTGGCGGCTCCAGTCCAATTCCGGTCGCCGGGATGCGCGCTCAAATTCGCGGCCTGCCGCGAGGGAGTCTGAGGAGAGGTCCACTGCCGAGGGGCTGCGTCCTCTGCCAGAAAGGGGCCAAGATGGTGCTCCTTGTGACCGGGAAGTGTGGGGCGCACTGCTGGTACTGCCCACTCTCGGCCGAAAAGAGGGGCAGGGACGTCGTATTCGCGGACGAGATGCGCGTCAGGCGCCCCGCTGATGTACTCCGCGAGGCTAGTATGATCGATGCAGAGGGAACTGGCATCACCGG contains:
- a CDS encoding Rab family GTPase → MGAVRESALVKKVCVLGDPAVGKTSLVSRFVTRQFGEEYVSTIGASVCEKSVRVGDGPATPVVRLVLWDIAGQCQFTSVTPGFYRGAEGALLVCDLTRRETLRNLFQWDHRLRRTASPRAVLVLFNKSDLSAEWEVSREEAEAVAGRLSCPHLFTSARTGENVEEAFTELARNLARHRGP
- a CDS encoding secondary thiamine-phosphate synthase enzyme YjbQ; protein product: MSGKRKMDEGGEAISRNGPEDQRAFRVHSGEIRIQTEGEGDIVNITEELHRLVRDSGIHEGIATVFVPGATGALTTMEFEPGALEDLREALQRIAPKGIEYRHHLKWGDGNGHSHVRAALIGPSVSLPVREGSLPLGTWQSVVFIELDTRPRKRSMLVQIVGNG
- a CDS encoding S8 family serine peptidase — encoded protein: MVAMLAGRRSGALILCLILLAAASYPPLSGCVKKRPAETPPPGPSLWALEAVQIDELQAMGYSGRGVVIALVDTGVDLSHPDLRNLSILGWLDLVNGEPVPYDDGGHGTMMAGIIAGVWGGAPNASLYIVKAIRSDGTSTDARVAEAVRRALDPDGDGDRRDAADIISLSLGGGRIPLLGTETERAVKEALSWGTLVVAAADNDGESDDGEVASPASVALVIAVGAVDRHGKIAPFSSAGANRGSLFPPILPRQDPNKKPEVVAPGVDIWCAVPGGGHQFASGTSHATAFVSAALALVLEARPEYQQERNGGETTIIKFKEALMETALAAEGQSVPHDDHYGYGLLQARALCEVLLA